The following are encoded together in the Microterricola viridarii genome:
- a CDS encoding TIGR03557 family F420-dependent LLM class oxidoreductase, which yields MLEQFPPAEAVSLAAFAEERGFSGVMASDHFQPWIPQQGESSFVWSVLAALGERTAGDIGPGVTTPTFRWHPAMVAQASATLASMYPGRHWLGIGSGEALNEHVVGAYWPEAHERINRMFEAVDVIKKLFTASIAGREVRHIGPHFKMETTRLWTMPPVAPEIYIATQGPVTAKRAGRQADGIITTGADDERLRVLLAKFDEGAREGHRDPSKLTRVLQLHLSWAPTDEQAMRNALTEWPIAGMRFGRSDIRSPFEFEQLARTVRPADFEGRMTVSSDLDVHRAHIQRCIDLGFDRIYLHNVGRNQREWLEAFGRDVLPRLER from the coding sequence ATGCTCGAGCAGTTCCCGCCGGCCGAGGCGGTCTCGCTCGCCGCTTTCGCTGAAGAACGCGGATTCAGCGGCGTCATGGCCTCCGACCACTTCCAGCCGTGGATTCCCCAGCAGGGCGAATCGTCGTTCGTCTGGAGCGTGCTCGCCGCGCTCGGTGAGCGCACTGCCGGCGACATCGGCCCCGGCGTGACCACCCCCACCTTCCGTTGGCACCCCGCCATGGTCGCCCAGGCCAGCGCCACCCTCGCCTCGATGTACCCCGGCCGCCACTGGCTCGGCATCGGCTCCGGCGAGGCGCTCAACGAGCACGTCGTCGGCGCCTACTGGCCAGAGGCCCACGAGCGCATCAACCGCATGTTCGAGGCGGTCGACGTGATCAAGAAACTCTTCACGGCATCGATCGCCGGCCGCGAGGTGCGCCACATCGGCCCCCACTTCAAGATGGAGACCACGCGACTCTGGACGATGCCGCCCGTCGCCCCCGAGATCTACATTGCGACGCAGGGGCCGGTGACCGCGAAGCGTGCCGGCCGCCAGGCCGACGGCATCATCACGACCGGGGCTGACGACGAGCGACTGCGTGTGCTGCTCGCGAAGTTCGATGAGGGAGCCCGCGAGGGCCACCGCGACCCCTCCAAGCTCACCCGCGTGCTGCAACTGCACCTCTCGTGGGCGCCCACCGACGAGCAGGCGATGCGCAACGCCCTCACCGAATGGCCGATCGCCGGCATGCGATTCGGGCGCAGCGACATCCGCTCGCCCTTCGAGTTCGAGCAGCTCGCGCGCACGGTGCGCCCCGCCGATTTCGAGGGCCGCATGACTGTCTCGAGCGACCTCGACGTGCACCGCGCGCACATTCAGCGCTGCATCGACCTGGGATTCGACCGCATCTACCTGCACAACGTCGGGCGCAACCAACGCGAATGGCTCGAGGCCTTCGGGCGTGACGTGCTGCCGAGGCTCGAACGATGA
- the cofC gene encoding 2-phospho-L-lactate guanylyltransferase, which yields MLTYDVVIPVKPLIDAKTRLSPAVDPTARAALARAFALDTITAALAAPRVARVVVVGDLSGHLDELPDGVVVVAEPEPRSLASAVRHGIAEARRTSTPEPSDASGRSHRGIAVLLGDLPALTAAALGAALDAASRHPLAFMPDSDGTGTTLATAGAHTRLEPAFGTDSAARHRALGFRDLSHEVPAQLARFVRRDVDTVEALDGALRLGVGTHTAEAVAEFADGALGRSRPEAGAQAIRSENTTASLDSTRKGAA from the coding sequence ATGCTGACCTACGACGTCGTGATCCCGGTGAAGCCGCTCATCGACGCCAAGACGCGACTCTCGCCGGCGGTCGACCCCACCGCACGCGCCGCGCTCGCGCGCGCATTCGCACTCGACACCATCACCGCCGCGCTCGCGGCACCTCGGGTGGCTCGCGTCGTCGTCGTGGGGGATCTGAGCGGCCACCTCGACGAGCTGCCAGACGGAGTCGTGGTCGTCGCCGAACCCGAGCCACGTTCCCTCGCCAGCGCGGTGCGGCACGGCATCGCCGAGGCACGGCGCACGTCCACACCCGAGCCCAGCGATGCCTCCGGCCGCAGCCACCGCGGAATCGCGGTGCTGCTCGGCGATCTTCCTGCGCTCACCGCCGCGGCGTTGGGGGCTGCACTCGACGCCGCGTCGCGGCATCCGCTCGCTTTCATGCCCGACTCCGACGGCACTGGCACCACGCTCGCGACGGCCGGCGCGCACACCCGGCTCGAGCCGGCCTTCGGCACCGACTCGGCCGCGCGACACCGCGCCCTCGGCTTCCGCGACCTCTCGCACGAGGTGCCCGCGCAGCTCGCCCGCTTCGTGCGCCGCGACGTCGACACGGTCGAGGCGCTCGACGGCGCCCTGCGGCTCGGCGTCGGCACGCACACCGCAGAAGCCGTCGCCGAATTCGCCGACGGCGCCCTGGGCCGCAGCCGCCCGGAAGCCGGCGCGCAGGCAATCCGTTCCGAAAACACAACCGCGTCACTCGACTCCACCAGAAAGGGAGCAGCATGA
- the fgd gene encoding glucose-6-phosphate dehydrogenase (coenzyme-F420), whose amino-acid sequence MTLTLGYKASAEQFDPRELVEIAVAAEAHGMESVFVSDHFQPWRHTGGHAPFSLTWMAAVGERTSTIKIGTSVMTPTFRYNPAVIAQAFASMGCLYPGRIILGIGSGEALNEVATGFQGAGEQVWPEFRERYARLRESVRLMRELWEGDRVSFDGEYYSTHDASIYDRPEGGIPIYIAAGGPQVAKYAGRAGDGFICTSGKGAELYVDQLMPAVREGLEARTDGRTFDEYDRMIEIKLSYEETEEAALDNTRFWSPLSLSKEQKHDITDPVEMEKAADALPIEQIAKRWIVGTDPDVVAEAIGQYIDWGFNHLVFHAPGHDQRRFLMLFERDIAPRLRARAAK is encoded by the coding sequence ATGACCCTCACCCTTGGATACAAGGCCAGCGCAGAACAGTTCGACCCCCGCGAGCTCGTCGAGATCGCCGTCGCCGCCGAAGCACACGGCATGGAGTCCGTCTTCGTGAGCGACCACTTCCAGCCCTGGCGGCACACGGGCGGGCACGCGCCCTTCTCGCTGACCTGGATGGCCGCGGTCGGCGAGCGCACCTCGACGATCAAGATCGGCACCTCGGTGATGACGCCGACGTTCCGCTACAACCCGGCCGTGATCGCCCAGGCGTTCGCCTCGATGGGCTGCCTGTACCCGGGCCGCATCATTCTCGGCATCGGTTCGGGCGAGGCTCTCAACGAGGTCGCCACCGGCTTCCAGGGCGCCGGCGAACAGGTCTGGCCCGAGTTCCGCGAACGGTACGCGCGCCTGCGCGAGTCGGTGCGCCTGATGCGCGAACTGTGGGAGGGTGACCGCGTCAGCTTCGACGGCGAGTACTACTCGACGCACGACGCGTCGATCTACGACCGGCCAGAGGGCGGCATCCCGATCTACATCGCCGCGGGCGGCCCGCAGGTCGCAAAGTACGCCGGCCGTGCCGGTGACGGCTTCATCTGCACCTCGGGCAAGGGTGCCGAGCTCTACGTCGACCAGCTCATGCCCGCCGTGCGCGAAGGCCTCGAGGCGCGCACCGACGGCCGCACGTTCGACGAGTACGACCGCATGATCGAGATCAAGCTCTCGTATGAGGAGACCGAGGAGGCCGCGCTCGACAACACGCGCTTCTGGTCGCCGCTCTCGCTCTCGAAGGAGCAGAAGCACGACATCACCGACCCGGTCGAGATGGAGAAGGCCGCCGACGCGCTGCCGATCGAGCAGATCGCCAAGCGCTGGATCGTGGGGACCGACCCTGACGTCGTCGCCGAGGCCATCGGCCAGTACATCGACTGGGGCTTCAACCACCTCGTGTTCCACGCGCCGGGGCACGACCAGCGCCGCTTCCTGATGCTGTTCGAGCGCGACATCGCGCCGCGGCTCCGGGCGCGCGCCGCCAAGTAG
- a CDS encoding putative F420-0 ABC transporter ATP-binding protein, translating to MTRIEHEARTDAVTRPESAGLGASRLAFTRAGRLVVDGVDITAPAGSVSALLGPNGAGKSTLLHLIAGLDRADSGAVHLGGRDIGKLRRRDRARRIALAEQEVRDAPNLTVREVVALGRTPHLGIWGLPEARDHAVVDRCLADTELVAFSDRPYDTLSGGERQRVNLARALAQEPELLLLDEPTNHLDVRAQLGTLILLREVAARGGAGGGPAPTVLAALHDLNLAALFADHVVVLADGRVVASGDPAEVLTSELIARVWGVWATVLEHPQTGRPIIAFTGLATPSQ from the coding sequence ATGACCCGCATCGAGCACGAGGCACGAACGGATGCCGTGACGCGCCCCGAGTCGGCCGGGCTCGGCGCCTCACGCCTCGCCTTCACCCGCGCCGGGCGCCTGGTGGTTGACGGCGTCGACATCACCGCCCCCGCCGGCTCGGTGAGCGCGCTGCTCGGCCCGAACGGCGCCGGCAAGTCGACCCTGTTGCACCTCATCGCCGGCCTCGACCGCGCGGATTCCGGCGCCGTGCACCTGGGCGGTCGCGACATCGGAAAGCTCCGCCGCCGCGACCGTGCCCGCCGCATCGCCCTCGCCGAGCAGGAGGTGCGCGACGCCCCGAACCTGACCGTGCGCGAGGTGGTCGCCCTGGGGCGCACCCCACACCTCGGCATCTGGGGGCTGCCAGAGGCCCGCGACCACGCCGTGGTCGATCGCTGCCTCGCCGACACCGAACTCGTCGCCTTCTCCGACCGCCCGTACGACACCCTCTCTGGCGGTGAGCGGCAACGCGTGAACCTCGCGCGCGCACTCGCCCAGGAGCCCGAGCTGCTGCTGCTCGACGAGCCGACCAACCACCTGGACGTCCGGGCGCAGCTCGGCACCCTCATCCTGCTCCGCGAGGTCGCGGCCCGCGGGGGTGCCGGGGGCGGCCCCGCGCCGACCGTGCTCGCCGCGCTGCACGACCTGAATCTCGCGGCGCTGTTCGCCGATCACGTTGTGGTGTTGGCCGACGGCCGGGTGGTGGCATCCGGCGACCCCGCCGAGGTCTTGACGAGCGAGCTCATCGCGCGCGTCTGGGGCGTCTGGGCGACCGTGCTGGAACACCCGCAGACCGGGAGACCGATCATCGCCTTCACCGGGCTCGCTACGCCGAGCCAGTGA
- a CDS encoding putative F420-0 ABC transporter permease subunit — MRSAVLGSAGPASRGSRAGSGRVAAWTALLAVAVVGSIIIAVTIGPAGLAPTDVFASIGAHLGFGEPTLSTIRDGIVWELRMPRVLTAAAVGAGLALCGAVMQALTRNPLADPYLLGLSSGASVGAVIVIVLGASLVLPLAAFAGALAALIATLGLARAAGALTPTRTVLAGLAVSSVFGAITSLIIFWSATGDSYREILNWLLGSLAGTDWGSVWLAGGALLIVGVPLLASARTLDAFAFGDTAAAALGIDVGRSRALLLTGTALLTGALVAVSGSIGFVGLILPHAVRLLVGSRHRALLPLSALAGALFLIWADTGARTLFDPRELPVGILTALIGGPVFAVLLLRSRSLS, encoded by the coding sequence GTGCGTTCTGCCGTTCTCGGTTCGGCCGGCCCGGCCAGCCGCGGGAGTCGCGCGGGGAGCGGGCGGGTCGCGGCCTGGACGGCGCTGCTCGCGGTGGCGGTCGTGGGATCCATCATCATCGCCGTCACGATCGGGCCGGCCGGGCTGGCCCCCACCGACGTCTTCGCGAGCATTGGCGCGCATCTCGGCTTCGGCGAGCCGACGCTCTCGACGATCCGCGACGGAATCGTGTGGGAGTTGCGCATGCCGCGCGTGCTCACCGCCGCGGCGGTCGGCGCCGGCCTCGCCCTCTGCGGCGCCGTCATGCAGGCGCTCACCCGCAACCCGCTCGCCGACCCCTACCTGCTCGGGCTCTCGTCTGGCGCCTCGGTCGGCGCCGTCATCGTGATCGTGCTCGGCGCCTCGCTCGTGCTGCCGCTCGCCGCCTTCGCGGGCGCCCTCGCTGCTCTCATCGCCACCCTCGGCCTCGCCAGGGCCGCTGGCGCGCTCACCCCGACCCGCACCGTGCTCGCCGGCCTCGCGGTCTCGAGCGTGTTCGGTGCGATCACGAGCCTCATCATCTTCTGGAGCGCGACGGGCGACAGCTACCGCGAGATCCTCAACTGGCTGCTCGGCTCCCTCGCCGGCACCGACTGGGGCTCCGTGTGGCTCGCGGGCGGCGCGCTGCTGATCGTGGGCGTGCCGCTGCTGGCGAGCGCCCGCACCCTCGACGCCTTCGCGTTCGGCGACACCGCGGCCGCTGCGCTCGGCATCGACGTCGGCCGCAGCCGCGCACTGCTGCTCACCGGCACCGCGCTGCTCACCGGCGCCCTCGTGGCCGTGAGCGGCTCAATCGGGTTCGTCGGGCTGATCCTGCCGCACGCCGTGCGGCTGCTCGTGGGGTCCCGGCACCGCGCACTGCTGCCGCTCTCGGCCCTCGCCGGTGCCCTGTTCCTGATCTGGGCCGACACCGGCGCCCGCACCCTGTTCGACCCGCGCGAACTGCCGGTGGGCATTCTCACCGCGCTCATCGGCGGCCCCGTCTTCGCGGTGCTGCTGCTTCGATCGAGGAGTCTCTCATGA
- a CDS encoding putative F420-0 ABC transporter substrate-binding protein produces the protein MPIRHPNSSRSARRPTRNAAALAALPIALLLLSGCATADAAATAADPTDASEEAAGGTGYPLTVDNCGTKLTLDAAPERVLTIKSSTLELMLALGLGDRIIGSAFSDGPVPEQFTEAASGIDVVSDKVPSQEATLALEPDFVFAGWESNLSAEGAGERADLAKLGVASYVAPAACKGEGYKPDPLNFDEVFREFVEAGDIFGVPDVAARLVAGQQAALDAVVPNDEGLRALWYSSGDETPYVGAGIGAPQMIMGAAGLDNIGKDVHDTWTSMSWEAIVDANPDVIVLVDAAWNTADAKIAQLESNPATAALPAVQQRRYVVLDFPSTEAGVRNVGAVESIVKQLGALGL, from the coding sequence ATGCCCATTCGCCACCCCAACAGCTCTCGCAGCGCCCGCCGCCCCACGCGCAACGCTGCAGCGCTGGCCGCCCTGCCGATCGCCCTGCTCCTGCTTTCCGGCTGCGCCACCGCCGACGCCGCGGCCACCGCCGCCGACCCGACCGATGCCAGCGAGGAGGCCGCCGGAGGCACGGGCTACCCGCTCACCGTCGACAATTGCGGCACCAAGCTCACCCTCGACGCCGCACCCGAGCGTGTGCTCACGATCAAGTCGTCGACCCTCGAACTCATGCTCGCCCTCGGGCTCGGCGACCGGATCATCGGCTCGGCGTTCAGCGACGGCCCGGTTCCCGAACAGTTCACGGAGGCGGCATCCGGCATCGACGTCGTCAGCGACAAGGTGCCGTCGCAGGAGGCCACGCTCGCCCTCGAACCCGACTTCGTCTTCGCCGGCTGGGAGTCGAACCTGTCGGCAGAGGGTGCCGGCGAACGGGCGGATCTCGCCAAGCTCGGCGTCGCCAGCTACGTGGCGCCCGCCGCGTGCAAGGGCGAGGGCTACAAGCCCGACCCGCTCAACTTCGACGAGGTGTTCCGCGAGTTCGTCGAGGCCGGAGACATCTTCGGCGTGCCGGATGTCGCGGCCAGGCTCGTCGCGGGCCAGCAGGCTGCGCTCGACGCCGTCGTTCCGAACGACGAGGGCCTCCGGGCACTCTGGTACAGCTCGGGCGACGAGACGCCCTACGTCGGCGCCGGCATCGGCGCACCGCAGATGATCATGGGCGCCGCTGGCCTGGACAACATCGGCAAGGACGTGCACGACACCTGGACGTCGATGAGCTGGGAGGCCATCGTCGACGCCAACCCCGACGTGATCGTGCTCGTCGACGCCGCCTGGAACACCGCAGACGCCAAGATCGCGCAGCTCGAGTCGAACCCCGCGACGGCGGCGCTGCCTGCGGTGCAGCAGCGGCGCTACGTCGTGCTCGACTTCCCGTCGACCGAGGCCGGCGTGCGCAACGTCGGCGCCGTTGAGTCGATCGTCAAGCAGCTGGGAGCGCTCGGACTGTGA
- a CDS encoding alpha/beta hydrolase codes for MKTTNLEFTSEGDRLSAIWRTPDTPGPYRAIVQGPGWLGLKDAKLYVRYHEALVEAGFAVLIFDYRGFGDSEGDRGILSPARQLQDLVNAVTYLTTRDDVIADAIGVFGTGGTGGGNAVLLADADPRIKAAVSQVPVADGTDWLHRMRQEHEWLAFLASLDEDRKLRVSTGVGRLVHPREEIMVPTPERRATTIKADVDDRIPSAIPLSCAEEILTYRPLAAAERLTTPLLVIGVEGDATTPTDHAEALYAAAKGPKQLIMQRHTTHYAAYDRYWEQTTPRIVDWLDRHVRPSDVVVRTTESPEAGETIEYTEAGL; via the coding sequence ATGAAGACCACGAACCTCGAGTTCACGAGTGAGGGAGATCGCCTCTCGGCGATCTGGCGCACGCCCGACACCCCCGGCCCGTACCGCGCCATCGTGCAGGGTCCCGGCTGGCTCGGCCTCAAAGACGCGAAGCTCTACGTTCGCTACCACGAGGCGCTCGTCGAAGCCGGATTCGCCGTCCTCATCTTCGATTACCGGGGCTTCGGCGACTCTGAGGGCGACCGCGGCATCCTCTCGCCGGCCCGCCAGCTGCAGGACCTCGTGAACGCGGTCACCTATCTGACCACCCGCGACGACGTCATCGCCGACGCGATCGGCGTCTTCGGCACCGGTGGGACGGGCGGCGGCAACGCCGTGCTGCTCGCCGACGCAGACCCGCGCATCAAGGCGGCCGTCAGCCAGGTGCCCGTCGCCGACGGTACCGACTGGCTGCACCGCATGCGCCAGGAGCACGAATGGCTCGCGTTCCTCGCGAGCCTCGACGAAGACCGCAAGCTGCGCGTCTCCACCGGCGTCGGCCGCCTCGTGCACCCGCGTGAAGAGATCATGGTGCCGACGCCAGAGCGCCGCGCCACGACGATCAAGGCCGACGTCGACGACCGCATCCCCAGCGCGATCCCGCTCTCCTGCGCCGAGGAGATCCTGACCTACCGCCCGCTGGCCGCCGCCGAGCGCCTCACCACGCCGCTGCTCGTGATCGGCGTCGAGGGCGACGCGACCACGCCCACCGACCACGCCGAGGCCCTCTACGCCGCGGCGAAGGGGCCGAAGCAGCTCATCATGCAGCGGCACACCACCCACTACGCGGCCTACGACCGCTACTGGGAGCAGACCACCCCGCGCATCGTCGACTGGCTGGACCGCCATGTGCGCCCGAGCGACGTCGTCGTTCGCACCACCGAATCGCCCGAAGCGGGCGAGACCATCGAATACACGGAGGCAGGACTGTGA
- a CDS encoding dihydroorotase, which yields MSIDLRISGGTVVTPSGPIAGDLLVHDGKVAGVVARDVAVDASRTIDASGRLVLPGMVDVHVHTREPGYEHKDDIFTTSRQAAAGGVTTMFGMPNLKPPTVDVASLTDVFERYTSSSIVDWNHNPAPTQFDDIVPMAEMGINAFKIYMVVDTGRDYPHPSGTGIHDHGHLLQIMDQIAPTGKRFIIHPHDQKLMDYIEGAVLASGDNTPEGYASAYAAREGVIWDTAIDVVLRLAEASGCPVHIAHIQTRRSIEAVRRAKANGVDVTCEVNHWAPFLSTWEDVQTLGPYALSYWVPDENRAAIWEGMRDGTIDVASSDHAPHTREEKEIGWTQMWSAHTGTPGIQYYYELMLDAVNRGELTLERVVEMVAQVPSEKFGLAGIKGTLEVGADADIVIADMAHEWTITDDDVLSKIGWTPYNGRTISTRIERTLVRGTDVYVDGVVVGEPGYGKLAAAPAARTAELAATEGK from the coding sequence GTGAGCATTGACCTGAGAATCAGTGGCGGCACCGTCGTCACCCCGAGCGGCCCCATCGCCGGAGACCTGCTCGTGCACGACGGCAAGGTCGCGGGCGTCGTCGCACGTGACGTCGCCGTCGACGCGAGCCGCACGATCGACGCCTCTGGCCGTCTCGTGCTGCCCGGCATGGTCGACGTGCACGTGCACACCCGCGAGCCCGGGTACGAGCACAAGGACGACATCTTCACCACCAGCCGCCAGGCCGCGGCCGGCGGCGTGACCACCATGTTCGGCATGCCGAACCTGAAGCCGCCGACAGTCGACGTCGCGAGCCTGACCGACGTCTTCGAGCGCTACACGAGCTCGTCGATCGTCGACTGGAACCACAACCCGGCGCCGACCCAGTTCGACGACATCGTTCCGATGGCCGAGATGGGCATCAACGCGTTCAAGATCTACATGGTTGTCGACACGGGCCGTGACTACCCGCACCCCTCCGGCACCGGCATCCACGACCACGGCCACCTGCTGCAGATCATGGATCAGATCGCCCCCACCGGCAAACGATTCATCATCCACCCGCACGACCAGAAGCTCATGGACTACATCGAGGGCGCCGTGCTCGCCAGCGGCGACAACACCCCGGAGGGCTACGCCTCGGCATACGCGGCCCGCGAGGGCGTCATCTGGGACACGGCGATCGACGTCGTGCTCCGCCTCGCCGAGGCATCCGGATGCCCGGTGCACATCGCGCACATCCAGACGCGCCGCTCGATCGAGGCCGTGCGCCGCGCGAAGGCCAATGGCGTCGACGTCACCTGCGAGGTCAACCACTGGGCGCCCTTCCTCTCGACCTGGGAAGACGTGCAGACGCTCGGCCCGTACGCACTCTCCTACTGGGTGCCGGACGAGAACCGCGCCGCGATCTGGGAGGGCATGCGTGATGGCACCATCGACGTCGCGAGCTCCGACCACGCGCCGCACACCCGCGAGGAGAAGGAGATCGGCTGGACGCAGATGTGGAGCGCCCACACCGGCACTCCCGGCATCCAGTACTACTACGAGCTCATGCTTGACGCCGTGAACCGCGGCGAGCTCACGCTCGAGCGCGTGGTCGAGATGGTGGCCCAGGTCCCGTCCGAGAAGTTCGGGCTCGCGGGCATCAAGGGCACCCTCGAGGTCGGTGCCGACGCCGACATCGTGATCGCCGACATGGCGCACGAATGGACCATCACCGACGACGACGTGCTGTCGAAGATCGGCTGGACACCGTACAACGGGCGCACCATCAGCACCCGCATCGAGCGCACCCTGGTGCGCGGAACCGACGTCTACGTCGACGGCGTTGTCGTCGGCGAGCCCGGGTATGGAAAGCTCGCGGCCGCTCCGGCCGCACGCACGGCCGAACTGGCCGCAACGGAAGGGAAGTGA
- a CDS encoding LLM class flavin-dependent oxidoreductase yields MKFGLLLPHFGEHASKDKLLEGSKRAEELGFDSVWVRDHLVFEPHGEMEKPNRTFYDALTTLTAIGAVTDKLELGTGSLIPFRHPLVTALMAGTMTQLLGPRLILGFGAGTFDHEFEAIGWGDKDRVELVRSNAEILKRVFTENDVTYDDGIFNFENVTIEPKPVGGSVPFWYCGATPRSARLAAEFADGWMPGRISLASIEKRMGVMKEMTDVSGRPMPKVGVIPPTSIEATRKEALKDVNVPGLLAWANKAKFAVKPPSGTFETVEDLEGQLIVGNPDEAVEEIKKFQATGVDHLVFDFRFKFDRFFEQIELLGNEVLPKLR; encoded by the coding sequence ATGAAATTCGGTCTGCTGCTGCCGCACTTCGGCGAACACGCCAGCAAGGACAAGCTGCTCGAGGGCTCCAAGCGCGCTGAGGAACTCGGCTTCGACTCGGTCTGGGTGCGCGACCACCTCGTCTTCGAGCCGCACGGCGAGATGGAGAAGCCGAACCGCACGTTCTACGACGCGCTCACGACGCTCACCGCGATCGGTGCCGTCACCGACAAGCTGGAGCTCGGCACCGGTTCGCTCATCCCGTTCCGCCACCCGCTCGTGACCGCGCTCATGGCCGGCACGATGACCCAGCTGCTCGGCCCGCGCCTCATCCTCGGATTCGGCGCCGGCACCTTCGACCACGAGTTCGAGGCGATCGGCTGGGGTGACAAGGACCGCGTCGAGTTGGTGCGCTCCAATGCCGAGATCCTCAAGCGGGTCTTCACCGAGAACGACGTCACCTACGACGACGGCATCTTCAACTTCGAGAACGTCACGATCGAGCCGAAGCCGGTCGGCGGCAGCGTTCCGTTCTGGTACTGCGGTGCAACACCGCGTTCGGCCCGCCTCGCGGCGGAATTCGCCGACGGCTGGATGCCCGGACGCATCTCGCTCGCATCGATCGAGAAGCGCATGGGCGTCATGAAGGAGATGACGGATGTCTCTGGCCGCCCGATGCCGAAGGTCGGTGTGATCCCGCCCACCTCGATCGAGGCGACGCGCAAGGAGGCGCTCAAGGACGTCAACGTTCCCGGTCTGCTCGCCTGGGCCAACAAGGCCAAGTTCGCGGTCAAACCGCCGTCGGGTACCTTCGAGACAGTCGAAGACCTCGAAGGGCAGCTGATCGTCGGCAACCCCGACGAAGCGGTGGAGGAGATCAAGAAGTTCCAGGCGACCGGGGTCGACCACCTCGTCTTCGACTTCCGTTTCAAGTTCGACCGGTTCTTCGAACAGATCGAACTGCTCGGCAACGAAGTACTGCCCAAGCTCCGCTGA
- a CDS encoding ABC transporter ATP-binding protein, whose protein sequence is MTTMTLPTTERDEPAASAPLISVRDLTVSYNIARTGATLTAVDGVNLDVHEGEFVTVLGPSGCGKTTVMNVIAGLVKPTSGDVLVDGRPVTGPGPDRAVVFQDYALLPWRTVFDNVKFGLEMQKQLKGDGWRERVQEAIELVGLKGFEASYPKELSGGMQQRVGLARAVVAEPRILLMDEPLGAVDALTREVMRAEIEKLIAATGKTVLFITHSIEEAILLGDRIVVFKSNPGAIKEIIETNLSRPRSERSVQSDPRFLELRDHLWDALQAEATQAAVAGGS, encoded by the coding sequence ATGACCACAATGACGCTGCCGACCACCGAACGAGACGAGCCCGCGGCATCCGCCCCGCTCATCTCGGTGCGTGACCTCACGGTCAGCTACAACATCGCCCGGACCGGTGCGACGCTCACCGCGGTCGACGGGGTGAACCTCGACGTACACGAAGGGGAGTTCGTGACCGTGCTCGGCCCATCGGGCTGCGGCAAGACCACGGTGATGAACGTGATCGCCGGGTTGGTCAAACCCACCAGCGGCGACGTGCTCGTCGATGGCCGCCCCGTGACCGGCCCCGGCCCAGACCGCGCCGTCGTGTTCCAGGACTACGCGTTGCTGCCGTGGCGCACCGTCTTCGACAACGTCAAGTTCGGCCTTGAGATGCAGAAGCAGCTCAAGGGCGATGGATGGCGCGAGCGCGTGCAGGAGGCCATCGAACTCGTCGGCCTCAAGGGCTTCGAGGCGTCGTACCCCAAGGAGCTCTCCGGCGGCATGCAGCAGCGCGTCGGGCTCGCCAGGGCGGTCGTCGCGGAACCGCGCATCCTGCTCATGGACGAACCGCTCGGTGCCGTCGACGCGCTCACCCGCGAGGTGATGCGGGCCGAGATCGAGAAGCTCATCGCCGCGACGGGCAAGACCGTGCTGTTCATCACGCACTCCATCGAAGAGGCGATCCTGCTCGGCGACCGCATTGTCGTCTTCAAGAGCAACCCGGGCGCCATCAAAGAGATCATTGAGACGAACCTGTCGCGCCCGCGCTCCGAGCGCAGCGTGCAGAGCGACCCCCGCTTCCTGGAACTGCGCGACCACCTCTGGGACGCGCTGCAGGCCGAGGCGACCCAGGCCGCGGTGGCGGGCGGGTCATGA